The following nucleotide sequence is from Pseudonocardia abyssalis.
GCGCTCCAGAGGCCGTGCCTCAGGTGCAGGGTCACGGCGAGGATCGAGACGACGTAGAACACCGTCACGTACCAGCGCTCGGGCGCGAAGTCGGCCACGAGGTTGGCGTAGACGTCGCCCTGCACGCCGTTCGGGTTCAGCGTGCCCGTCGTCAGGTCGAGGATGTGGTAGACGATGAACAGCGCGACGATCACGCCGCCCCAGCGCATCGTGCGCGTGGCGTAGGAGCCCGCCACCCTGCTCTTGTGCGCGTACTTCACGGGGCGGGCCTTCGCCGCCCGCCGGGCGAGCATCGTCGCGGCCACGATGTGGCCGATCACGGCGGCCAGCAGCGCGATCCGCACGATCCACAGCACGGTCTGCTCCGGGAGCGCGGGCTCACCGACGACGCGCAGCCACTCCGCGTAGAGGTCCAGCGACTCGGCCCCGAGGAAGATCTTCAGGTTGCCGATCATGTGCGCGACGAGGTAGAGGAACATGACCGCGCCGGAGACGGCCATCACGTACTTGAGCTGCACGGACGACGGCCGCGGAGCACGTCGGGTCGGCGCACCGCCGTTCGCGCGCAGAGCCAGGGACACCATGCGCGCCAGCGTGACTACCGGCCCCGGGGGTCGTCCAATGCATCGGTCGGCCATGATCGGTGCTCTGTCGCTATACCTGGCCCATCGCCCCAGGTCAGCGGATGACCAAGGGTCGACTCACGTGCCTGGCTTCACTCCGGCGGCCGGGCGCCTCTGCCGTGGCCGAGTCGTCGCGGTCACGGTTCGTGAGCGGCTCGGGGCTCACGCGGGGATGGGGGCACGGGGCACGGCTGGTGGACGCGCACCGCCGTTCCGCGCGGCGAGACGCGGCTCGTGAGACGCGGTCCGCGTGGCCGCCGCCCTGTTCGCCCGGACCGCGCCGGGGTACTGCTGGTCCTCGCGTCGGATCCGTCGCGCTGCCGGTGCGACGGCCCGCGTGGTGATGAACCGCGAGGCACGCGGGCGTCGCGGCTGGATCTTCCACAACCGGCCCCGCCGGGCCCCGGACGGTGGACGGAGGGGTGCGGCCGGTCCAGGCGGGGCGGGGCCGCACTCGGCACCTGCGCCGCGGCTCGTCCCGCGCGAGATGGAGGTCAGGGGTGAGCGGGACCGTTCACCCCTCATCGCGTCGATCTCGTCGGCGAGGACGACCCGTCGGGCATCGGCGGCAGCTCGGTGATGCTCGTACGCTATGCCGGTGACGTTGACACAGCTCGCCTACCTGGTGGCTCTGGCCGACTCGCGCAGCTTCACCCGGGCCGCCGATGCGGTGGGGGTGGCCCAGCCGACGCTGTCGCGGCAGCTGCGGGTGCTGGAGGACGAGCTGGGGGCGCCGCTGGTGCAGCGCGGGGGGCGCGAGGGCGTCACGCTCACCCCCGCGGGCGAGGTCGTGTTGCCGCTGGCCCGGCGGATGCTGGCCGACGCCGACCGCGCCCGCACCGGCGTCGCGGAGCTGATCGGGCTGCAGCGCGGGCGGGTGCGGGTCGGCGCCACGCCGTCACTGTGCATCGGCGTGCTCGCCGACGTGCTCCGCGTCTTCCACGAGCAGTACCCCGACGTGCGGCTGGAGCTCGTGGAGAGCGGGTCGCAGCCGCTGGTGCGCTCGCTCGTGCGCGGTGAGCTCGACGTGGCTCTCGTGATCGTCCCGAGTGACGGCGTCGACCCGGCGCTGCACACCACCCCGGTCCTGCGGGAGCGGCTCTCGGTGGCCTCCCCCGCCTCGGAGCGGGCGCCCTCACCGCGCGGGTCCCTGACCGTCCACGAACTGGCCCGCCGCCCGCTCGTCGTCCCGCGGCAGGGTTACGACGTGCGCGAATCGGTCCTGCGGGCCTACGCCGAGGCCGGTGAGACCCCTCGGTTCGCCGTGGAGGGCGGGGAGATGGACGCGGTACTGCGGCTCGTCGAGGCCGGGACCGGCGTAGCGGTGGTGCCGGACCTGGTGTTCGCCGGCCGCCCGCGGCTGCGCCGGACCGTCCTCACTCCCCCGCTCTACCGCACCGTCGCACTCGCCCGCCGCGCCGACCTCGATCCCACCCACGCGATGCAGGCGTTCCGCGACACGCTGCTGTCGTTCCTGGCCGAGCTGTCGGCCGGGGACGGGCTGCCCGGGGACGTGCAGGTGCTGCGGCGCCCTGATCAGCTCCGACCTGATTAGCTCCTCCCATGGCCGACGTGCACTTCTACTTCGATCCCGTGTGCCCCTTCGCGTGGATGACCAGCAAGTGGGTGCGGCAGGTCCAGGCCGCCCGCGACTACTCCGTCGAATGGCGGTTCATCTCGCTGCGGCTGCTCAACGCCCACATCGACTACGCCACCCACTTCCCGCCGGAGTACGAGGCCGGCCACACCGCCGGTCTGCGCCTGCTGCGCGTGGCCGCCGCCACCCGCGCGGAGCACGGCCACGAGGCCGTCGACCGGCTCTACGCCGCGCTGGGGGCGGCGATCTTCGACCGCGATCCGGTGCCGGACGAGGCCACCTACCACGGCCACCGGGGCACGGCGGAGTTCGTCGCGCCTGTGCTCGCCGGCATCGGGCTGCCCGCCGGTCTCGTCGACGCCCTCGACGACACGGCGTGGGACGCACAGATCCAGGCCGAGACCGACCAGGCGCTGACCCTCACCGGCAAGGACGTCGGCACCCCGATCCTGCAGTTCGAGCCGCCGGACGGGGTGGCGTTCTTCGGCCCGGTGATCAGCCGCCTCCCGGCCCCGGACGAGGCCGCGGAGCTGTGGGACCACGTCATCGCCCTGGCCCGGTTCCCCGGGTTCGCCGAGCTCAAGCGGAGCCTGCGCGAACTCCCCCGCCTCCGCTCACTCGGCGTCGCCGACGACGAGGTCGGGGTGCAGCAGGACTGGCACGGCGGGAGCCGCCGCCGGAAGCGGTAGGCAGAGCAGAAGCGGTAGGCAGAGCAGTGGTGACGCGCGCTGCGTAGGCCTCGCGCGCTGCGTAGGCCTCGCACGCTGCGTGGGCCTCGCGCTCCCGGGGCCGCGCGGGACCCGGGCCGGCGCGCGGAACCGGCGAGTCCGGTCGCGGCGGGTCAGTCGTCGGCGGGGCCGAGTTCGTCGATCTCGGCCCCGTGGGCTGCGAGGGCCTCCCGCACCACCCGGTAGGCGATGCCGCCGCCGTAGCCCTTGCGGGCGAGCATGCCGACGAGCCGGTTGACCGCCTTCTTCCGCTGTTCCGGGGTGTCGGCGGGGACGGTGCGCAGTTTGCGGTCGACCAGCTCACGGGCGCGCTGCTCCTCGGACTCGGGGTCGACCTCCTCCAGCGCCTCCCCCGCCACCTCGTCGTCGACGCCCTTGCGGCGCAGCTCCATCGCGATCGCGCGCCGGGACAGGCCGCGGTGGTTGTGCCGGGAGCGGACGTACTGCCCGGCGAACGCGGCGTCGTCGATGAGACCGACCTCGTCGAACCGGCTCAGCACCGACTCGGAGGCGTCGTCGGGCACACCGCGCTGCTTCAGCGCCTGCGCCAGCTCGTGGCGGGTGCGAGCGCGGTCGGTAAGCAGCCGCAGACAGATCTCGCGGGCCGCGGCCAGCGGATCGGCGTCCGGGTCGATCTGCTTGGGACCCCGGCCTCGGCGCGGCTTCTCGGCCGCCTCCATACCCCGGGTCGGTCCGGCGTCGGTCGACGGGGCCCCGGAACCGGGGACCTCCGAACCGGCCGCTTCCGGGTCGGCGGCCCCCGCGGGGGCGGACCGGCCGCGCCGGGACCTCCGCGAGCCGAAGCCCGATCCCGGAGTGCCCGACGTCTCCCGCCGCGCAGGCGACCCACCGCCGCGGGACAGCGACCCGCTGCGGCCGCCCTCCCCGAACTGCGCCGTGCGGGGTGCGGCCGAGGATCCGGACGAGACATGCAGCCCGGCCACCGGGGCCGCGGGGGCGGCGTCGAGCGACCCGCCGAAGCGCGCCACGGCAGCCGCTCCCCCGGCCGGGATACCGGCGGGGTCGTCGGTCGAGCCCTCGGCCGGATCACCGCCGGTCGGGTCGCCGCCGGCCGGGCAGCTGTGGGCGGGACCGTCGGCCGCGGGTCGGTCGGCCGGGTCGGCCGCCGCACCGAGCCCGACGAAGGCCGTGACCGCCGCCGTCGGCCCCTCCTCGGCGCCGATGACATCGAACCGGGCCTCCGGGGCCGGCGCGGACTCCGCACCGACCTCGTCGAACCGGGCGACCCGACCGCTCACGATCAGAAGTCGACCGGAGCGGGGACGGCGGAGTCGGCGTCGACCACGGCACCGATACCGAGCTTCTCCTTGATGCGCT
It contains:
- a CDS encoding succinate dehydrogenase cytochrome b subunit, with product MVSLALRANGGAPTRRAPRPSSVQLKYVMAVSGAVMFLYLVAHMIGNLKIFLGAESLDLYAEWLRVVGEPALPEQTVLWIVRIALLAAVIGHIVAATMLARRAAKARPVKYAHKSRVAGSYATRTMRWGGVIVALFIVYHILDLTTGTLNPNGVQGDVYANLVADFAPERWYVTVFYVVSILAVTLHLRHGLWSALQSLGRTRGSMAAVKATANVVAIALGVGFLAVPLSITFGLVG
- a CDS encoding LysR family transcriptional regulator, with the protein product MTLTQLAYLVALADSRSFTRAADAVGVAQPTLSRQLRVLEDELGAPLVQRGGREGVTLTPAGEVVLPLARRMLADADRARTGVAELIGLQRGRVRVGATPSLCIGVLADVLRVFHEQYPDVRLELVESGSQPLVRSLVRGELDVALVIVPSDGVDPALHTTPVLRERLSVASPASERAPSPRGSLTVHELARRPLVVPRQGYDVRESVLRAYAEAGETPRFAVEGGEMDAVLRLVEAGTGVAVVPDLVFAGRPRLRRTVLTPPLYRTVALARRADLDPTHAMQAFRDTLLSFLAELSAGDGLPGDVQVLRRPDQLRPD
- a CDS encoding mycothiol-dependent nitroreductase Rv2466c family protein; its protein translation is MADVHFYFDPVCPFAWMTSKWVRQVQAARDYSVEWRFISLRLLNAHIDYATHFPPEYEAGHTAGLRLLRVAAATRAEHGHEAVDRLYAALGAAIFDRDPVPDEATYHGHRGTAEFVAPVLAGIGLPAGLVDALDDTAWDAQIQAETDQALTLTGKDVGTPILQFEPPDGVAFFGPVISRLPAPDEAAELWDHVIALARFPGFAELKRSLRELPRLRSLGVADDEVGVQQDWHGGSRRRKR
- a CDS encoding RecX family transcriptional regulator — protein: MSGRVARFDEVGAESAPAPEARFDVIGAEEGPTAAVTAFVGLGAAADPADRPAADGPAHSCPAGGDPTGGDPAEGSTDDPAGIPAGGAAAVARFGGSLDAAPAAPVAGLHVSSGSSAAPRTAQFGEGGRSGSLSRGGGSPARRETSGTPGSGFGSRRSRRGRSAPAGAADPEAAGSEVPGSGAPSTDAGPTRGMEAAEKPRRGRGPKQIDPDADPLAAAREICLRLLTDRARTRHELAQALKQRGVPDDASESVLSRFDEVGLIDDAAFAGQYVRSRHNHRGLSRRAIAMELRRKGVDDEVAGEALEEVDPESEEQRARELVDRKLRTVPADTPEQRKKAVNRLVGMLARKGYGGGIAYRVVREALAAHGAEIDELGPADD